A DNA window from Bdellovibrio sp. BCCA contains the following coding sequences:
- a CDS encoding MotA/TolQ/ExbB proton channel family protein, which produces MNPTVTADNMNFIQRAFAEGGFVMYVIAVIAILAVFVIVERLMKLKNLAVDKKEFTDQIFRMVVSGDLRQAISYCDARPAPLTNTVKAGLVQAMNKRPDEEVQVAMDAAVMREMPKVEGWVSFLAVFGNVAVLAGLLGTIIGMIGSFRAVAAADPATKALELSKGISHALNCTAFGLLVAIVSIVAYGLFQHRIQKTENEVIETSMSLLNLVVANREKIKD; this is translated from the coding sequence GTGAACCCAACAGTAACAGCAGACAACATGAATTTCATCCAGCGCGCTTTCGCTGAAGGTGGTTTCGTCATGTACGTAATCGCAGTCATTGCTATTTTGGCAGTGTTTGTGATCGTAGAAAGATTGATGAAGCTAAAAAACCTTGCAGTGGATAAAAAAGAATTCACTGATCAAATTTTCAGAATGGTCGTATCTGGTGATTTGCGCCAGGCCATCAGCTATTGTGATGCGCGCCCAGCTCCTCTGACAAACACGGTAAAAGCAGGTCTTGTTCAAGCTATGAACAAACGCCCTGACGAAGAAGTGCAAGTGGCGATGGACGCTGCCGTTATGAGAGAAATGCCAAAAGTAGAAGGTTGGGTTTCCTTCCTTGCTGTGTTTGGTAACGTGGCGGTTCTTGCCGGACTTCTTGGAACGATCATCGGTATGATCGGTTCATTCCGCGCGGTGGCAGCAGCTGACCCAGCAACAAAAGCTCTTGAGCTTTCAAAAGGTATCTCACACGCCTTGAACTGTACGGCGTTTGGTCTTTTGGTCGCGATCGTATCAATCGTCGCTTACGGTTTGTTCCAACACCGCATTCAAAAAACAGAGAATGAAGTGATTGAAACAAGCATGAGTCTTTTGAACCTTGTTGTTGCGAACAGAGAAAAGATTAAAGACTAA
- a CDS encoding ExbD/TolR family protein, whose protein sequence is MAHIDSGDSSGRKKNIELNLVPFIDLMSVLITFLLITAVWTQVSMIQIGSSLYGKKSDTQPAPTPPPNADVVLKVDVKEAGYVLTVGRQIISLPMVNEQFDEAGLVAQLQRVKQLYPEKVDAVVSVADAIPYEQLIKAMDNCLTAGFSAISVATGGPN, encoded by the coding sequence ATGGCTCACATAGATAGTGGCGATTCCAGCGGTAGAAAAAAGAATATCGAGCTCAATCTCGTGCCTTTCATCGACTTGATGAGCGTTCTCATCACGTTCTTGTTGATCACTGCCGTATGGACCCAAGTGTCTATGATTCAGATTGGTAGTTCTCTTTATGGGAAGAAGTCGGACACTCAACCGGCTCCAACGCCTCCACCGAACGCAGATGTTGTTTTGAAAGTGGATGTGAAGGAAGCGGGTTACGTATTAACTGTTGGGAGACAAATCATCAGTCTTCCCATGGTGAACGAACAGTTTGACGAAGCCGGCCTGGTCGCTCAGTTGCAACGTGTGAAACAGCTTTATCCTGAAAAAGTGGATGCGGTTGTCAGCGTTGCCGACGCAATTCCTTATGAACAGCTTATCAAAGCAATGGACAACTGTTTAACCGCAGGTTTCTCAGCCATTTCCGTTGCAACAGGAGGGCCTAATTAA
- a CDS encoding ExbD/TolR family protein — protein MAIFRPGERHRYHNILSKRKGKRDVTALLSLTAMVDMFTVLVIFLLQNYNATGEILYIPKEVVLPKASSVRELKPAHVVTISNKEILLDKDTVATFDEVKAAEDWNIANLKTQLQEALAKSKAEQESKLQNKIRDVVESTRGEVEEDPNAWSKVTIQADKGVDFLTVKKVLYTVTEAGAGEINFAVTKLPQESTSN, from the coding sequence ATGGCCATCTTTAGACCCGGTGAAAGACACCGTTATCACAACATCTTGAGTAAGCGTAAAGGGAAACGTGACGTTACGGCGTTGCTGTCATTGACGGCGATGGTGGATATGTTCACGGTTCTGGTGATCTTCCTTCTGCAAAACTACAACGCAACAGGAGAGATTCTTTACATCCCGAAGGAAGTCGTTCTTCCGAAGGCTTCCAGTGTGCGCGAATTAAAACCCGCTCACGTCGTGACGATTTCCAATAAAGAAATTCTTTTGGATAAAGACACCGTAGCGACATTTGATGAAGTGAAAGCCGCGGAAGATTGGAATATCGCCAATTTGAAAACGCAATTGCAAGAAGCTTTGGCAAAATCAAAAGCCGAGCAAGAAAGCAAACTGCAGAACAAGATCCGCGACGTGGTTGAATCCACTCGTGGTGAAGTTGAAGAAGATCCTAATGCATGGAGCAAAGTGACGATCCAAGCCGATAAAGGCGTGGACTTCCTGACTGTCAAAAAAGTTTTGTACACGGTCACTGAGGCAGGCGCTGGTGAAATTAATTTCGCAGTGACTAAACTTCCTCAAGAATCGACATCAAATTAA
- the lptC gene encoding LPS export ABC transporter periplasmic protein LptC: MAKFKNLIFVALLILLFVEVLIVFPSRLEHEDEAAVRARVEEQDKRALEKEERIKRGEKVEEPSSLAEQKMQGVHLVESQQGNRDWELFAATAEGNQGLGNVKLKKVKVLFYNKEKIEFTVTGDTGTMDAKTKDLSVVGNVVTRSENGYVFQTPSIFYSSRTRIIESPEQVLMQGPKDTSGAGMYLKGNRMKAYVDQSKMTILDKVTAQKPEKNGKKFEIVADGAEFSGKNREAKFLGTVRMNYDNMKLEGPEASFLYKAGEDILSSVAVKGGVRVSDASKYATSESVNLDLLSNKYTFKGRPRVIQNNDELSGEEIIFLDGGKRVKVERVRAKVENKEQ, encoded by the coding sequence ATGGCTAAATTTAAGAACCTTATTTTTGTAGCTCTGCTGATCCTTTTGTTTGTAGAGGTTCTTATCGTATTTCCGTCTCGCCTTGAGCACGAAGACGAAGCCGCTGTTCGCGCCCGCGTTGAAGAACAAGATAAACGAGCTTTAGAAAAAGAAGAACGCATTAAACGCGGTGAAAAAGTGGAAGAGCCTTCCAGTCTTGCTGAACAAAAAATGCAAGGCGTTCACTTGGTGGAAAGCCAGCAGGGAAATCGCGATTGGGAATTGTTCGCGGCAACAGCCGAGGGCAATCAAGGGCTTGGCAACGTCAAACTCAAAAAAGTGAAAGTTCTTTTCTACAACAAAGAAAAAATTGAATTCACAGTGACCGGCGACACCGGAACGATGGATGCAAAAACCAAAGACCTGAGTGTTGTCGGCAACGTCGTTACACGCTCAGAAAATGGGTACGTGTTTCAAACGCCGTCGATTTTTTATTCTTCAAGAACGCGCATTATTGAAAGCCCCGAGCAAGTTTTGATGCAAGGACCGAAAGACACTTCGGGGGCTGGCATGTACTTAAAAGGCAATCGAATGAAAGCCTATGTGGATCAATCCAAAATGACCATTTTGGATAAGGTCACAGCGCAGAAGCCGGAAAAAAACGGAAAGAAGTTTGAGATTGTCGCCGACGGTGCAGAATTTAGTGGGAAAAACCGCGAAGCAAAATTTTTGGGCACGGTTCGCATGAACTACGACAATATGAAACTGGAAGGACCGGAAGCTTCATTCTTGTATAAAGCCGGCGAAGATATTTTAAGTTCGGTTGCGGTCAAAGGTGGTGTGCGCGTGAGCGATGCGAGTAAGTATGCCACCTCTGAGAGTGTGAACCTGGACCTTTTGTCGAATAAGTACACATTCAAAGGACGTCCGCGAGTCATTCAAAACAATGATGAATTGAGTGGCGAAGAAATCATCTTCCTCGACGGCGGAAAAAGAGTTAAGGTTGAAAGAGTTCGCGCGAAGGTGGAGAATAAAGAACAATGA
- the lptB gene encoding LPS export ABC transporter ATP-binding protein, with amino-acid sequence MSMLTIKDISKSFKKRKVVDGVSFSVESGQVVGLLGPNGAGKTTSFYMVVGLVQSDSGTINIDEVNISQEPMYKRARVGLSYLAQEPSIFRKLTVAENITVALEAHGYSGAQRSEKLEQLIGDFHVDHIRDSYGYALSGGERRRVEIARALAGSPKFLLLDEPFAGIDPIAVADIQNIIRDLKAKGIGVLITDHNVRETLGICDYAYILKDGKIQVSGSSDEIANSEIARKFYLGENFKL; translated from the coding sequence ATGAGCATGCTCACCATCAAAGACATTTCTAAATCTTTCAAAAAACGTAAAGTCGTTGATGGCGTTTCTTTTTCCGTTGAATCAGGCCAGGTTGTCGGACTTTTGGGTCCGAACGGTGCCGGAAAAACCACGTCGTTTTATATGGTCGTGGGTTTGGTTCAATCGGACTCTGGAACTATCAATATCGATGAAGTGAACATTTCTCAGGAGCCCATGTATAAACGGGCTCGCGTCGGTTTAAGCTACCTTGCGCAAGAACCGAGTATTTTCAGAAAACTCACGGTGGCCGAAAACATCACCGTGGCGTTGGAAGCTCACGGTTACTCTGGCGCACAACGCTCGGAAAAACTTGAACAACTGATTGGTGATTTCCACGTCGACCATATTCGTGACAGCTACGGTTACGCGTTGTCAGGCGGTGAGCGCCGTCGTGTGGAGATCGCTCGTGCACTGGCGGGATCTCCCAAATTCCTTTTGCTGGATGAACCCTTTGCGGGGATTGATCCGATTGCGGTCGCTGATATTCAAAATATCATCCGCGACCTTAAGGCCAAAGGTATAGGAGTTCTCATAACGGATCACAACGTGCGTGAGACTTTGGGCATTTGCGATTATGCTTATATACTGAAGGACGGGAAGATTCAGGTGAGCGGAAGCTCTGATGAAATTGCTAATTCTGAAATCGCCCGCAAATTCTACTTGGGCGAAAACTTTAAACTTTAA
- the rpoN gene encoding RNA polymerase factor sigma-54 translates to MALRQTMNLSQSLVITPQLQQAIKLLQMSRMELESAVRSELEENPILEEAETLKEEDLQRTKEAADEVQHTEAPDQQNMQDPQKQDEFEWESYIEANQKPPQSGMAGSEEIMNYENVITASQTLHDHLYWQVKMNGFSEEEEQAADALIGAIDDDGYIKIPLEQLAEEEKIELGLLEDTLTLIHEFDPPGVGARDLKECLLIQAKHLEEDTHDLVNLINNHLKDLEKKNYEAIAKALSRDVEDVIEMCKIIYAMDPKPGRAFVSSDTHYVTPDVYVYKVGDDYVVSLNEDGLPRLKISNFYKNMLKGGKTTGDKTQDYIQEKLRSAVWLIKSIHQRQRTIYKVTESIVKHQRDFFEKGSEYLKPMVLRDIANDIGMHESTVSRVTTAKYVHTPQGIYELKYFFNSGISSSDGDSLASESVKIKIKDLVAKEDPKNPLSDQKIVDMLKVEGIQIARRTVAKYRDMLKILPSSQRKKYF, encoded by the coding sequence ATGGCTCTCAGACAGACGATGAACCTGAGCCAGTCTCTGGTGATCACTCCACAGTTGCAACAGGCGATCAAGCTTTTGCAAATGTCACGCATGGAGTTGGAATCGGCTGTTCGCTCTGAGCTTGAAGAAAATCCGATCCTTGAAGAAGCAGAAACCTTGAAAGAAGAGGATCTGCAAAGAACGAAGGAAGCCGCTGACGAAGTTCAGCATACAGAGGCTCCGGATCAACAAAACATGCAAGACCCACAAAAACAAGATGAGTTTGAGTGGGAATCCTATATCGAAGCCAATCAAAAGCCTCCGCAATCAGGAATGGCAGGTTCTGAAGAGATCATGAACTATGAGAACGTCATCACGGCGTCTCAAACTTTGCATGACCATCTTTACTGGCAAGTGAAAATGAACGGCTTTTCTGAAGAGGAAGAGCAAGCTGCTGACGCGTTGATCGGTGCGATCGACGATGACGGTTATATCAAAATTCCTCTTGAGCAATTGGCTGAAGAAGAAAAAATTGAATTAGGACTTCTGGAAGATACTCTGACATTGATTCACGAATTCGATCCGCCGGGTGTGGGCGCGCGTGATCTTAAAGAGTGCCTTTTGATTCAAGCCAAACACTTGGAAGAAGACACTCACGATCTTGTGAACTTGATCAACAATCATTTGAAAGATCTTGAGAAAAAGAACTACGAAGCCATTGCCAAAGCTTTGAGTCGTGACGTGGAAGACGTGATCGAGATGTGTAAGATCATCTATGCCATGGACCCAAAACCAGGTCGCGCTTTTGTTAGTTCTGATACGCATTATGTGACTCCGGACGTTTACGTTTACAAAGTGGGCGACGATTATGTGGTCTCTTTGAATGAAGACGGTCTTCCGCGCCTTAAGATTTCTAATTTCTATAAGAACATGCTTAAAGGTGGCAAAACCACGGGTGATAAAACTCAAGACTACATCCAGGAAAAACTTCGTTCTGCGGTGTGGTTGATTAAGTCAATTCACCAAAGACAGCGCACGATTTACAAAGTGACAGAGTCGATTGTAAAACATCAGCGCGATTTCTTTGAAAAAGGTTCTGAGTATTTAAAACCAATGGTCTTAAGAGATATCGCAAACGACATCGGCATGCACGAATCTACTGTGAGCCGTGTGACGACAGCAAAATACGTGCATACTCCACAAGGTATTTACGAGCTTAAATATTTCTTCAACTCGGGTATCAGTTCTTCAGACGGGGACTCGCTTGCAAGTGAATCTGTAAAAATCAAAATCAAAGATTTGGTTGCAAAAGAAGATCCGAAAAATCCGCTTTCAGATCAAAAGATCGTGGATATGCTTAAAGTGGAAGGGATTCAGATCGCACGCCGTACGGTTGCTAAATATCGTGACATGCTGAAGATCTTGCCTTCATCTCAACGTAAAAAATATTTCTAA
- a CDS encoding adenine phosphoribosyltransferase, with translation MDLKSLIRDVPNFPKEGILFRDMSPLLQNPEAMDFVSKQLVKKVNLSEIDYFAGIESRGFILASHMAATHKKGFLPIRKAGKLPPPTKRISYALEYGTAEIELPLGKGKIMIVDDVLATGGTLQAAIDLSQIAGYKVESVAVLVNLTFLNKMKFNNEEVFSLVQY, from the coding sequence ATGGATTTAAAAAGCCTGATTCGCGATGTACCTAATTTTCCTAAAGAAGGTATTTTGTTTCGAGACATGTCACCTCTTTTGCAGAATCCCGAAGCGATGGATTTCGTTTCAAAGCAGCTTGTGAAAAAAGTGAATCTCTCCGAAATAGACTATTTCGCGGGAATTGAATCGCGCGGATTTATTTTGGCGTCGCATATGGCGGCAACTCATAAAAAAGGTTTTCTTCCGATTCGTAAAGCGGGGAAATTGCCTCCACCGACAAAAAGAATTTCTTATGCTCTTGAGTACGGCACCGCTGAAATTGAACTTCCTTTAGGCAAGGGTAAGATCATGATTGTCGATGACGTTTTGGCGACGGGTGGAACACTGCAAGCGGCTATTGATTTAAGTCAGATTGCGGGCTACAAAGTGGAGTCAGTGGCGGTTCTTGTGAATCTCACTTTCTTGAATAAAATGAAATTTAATAACGAAGAGGTTTTCTCCCTTGTTCAATATTAA
- a CDS encoding 5'-methylthioadenosine/S-adenosylhomocysteine nucleosidase family protein has translation MALPGESQGLFEKENIPVIYTGIGKVNASLTAMDVIHKTKCKVMINLGTAGSSKFKTHDLVEVSTFVQRDMDISPLGFKVGETPFDPLPSGIELIPYFPELPKGICGTGDSFETGAPKVPCELVDMEGYALAKVCRKMGVQLISLKYITDGADHNAHNDWEANLVHGSKKLFEYYRKMVTT, from the coding sequence ATGGCTCTGCCTGGAGAATCACAAGGACTTTTTGAAAAAGAAAATATTCCTGTTATTTACACTGGTATTGGTAAAGTGAATGCCTCTTTAACTGCTATGGATGTTATTCACAAAACGAAGTGCAAAGTGATGATCAATCTTGGCACGGCGGGAAGTTCCAAGTTTAAAACTCATGACTTAGTGGAAGTGTCTACTTTCGTACAAAGAGATATGGATATTTCTCCTCTGGGTTTTAAAGTGGGTGAAACTCCATTTGATCCATTGCCAAGTGGTATTGAATTGATTCCTTACTTTCCGGAACTTCCAAAAGGAATTTGCGGAACGGGTGACAGTTTTGAAACGGGTGCGCCGAAAGTTCCGTGTGAACTAGTCGACATGGAAGGATACGCTTTAGCCAAAGTCTGTCGCAAGATGGGTGTGCAATTGATCTCCTTAAAGTACATCACCGACGGTGCCGATCACAACGCGCACAACGATTGGGAAGCCAACCTTGTGCACGGTTCAAAAAAGTTATTCGAGTACTACAGAAAAATGGTGACTACTTAA
- a CDS encoding fibrinogen-like YCDxxxxGGGW domain-containing protein, translating to MKTLGTLARLFAFLSLLIFQKSFAINTASEGFHLTHGTSMSIPVHNQCKILTNTHATKDYFVPTLNLTGWTTFLANKPAAVLTKDCRSCKEIKDNGGAWIGSGMYYIDPDGAGANASYVTYCDMTTDGGGWTLVWSNLRGGTNKPTTNLSFYNTTSGSNTPRCSLANGSTSATGANCSLVTGNKEQYNYFVGLDQWNEIGKKQKYMDFMYEWRTDYGKAAAQVAKMALEKFDPFRQYTLNLLNLTNLTGSVAPGLTAYHTGKALTTSDTDITIAGQSCSAGYSNTPFWYYTCWSGSMTGGGETMGGGYYNGAYWVNSTKAYATDADAATGQAAGNGWYYVREYSTYANCYEHKKLGGATTDGLYTIDPDGPGGNAPFQAYCDMTTDGGGWTRVFRHNIAGGYFASLGAAASANPGDPTNNLYSIINKLESFRSHGRFLFRISWPGRAAKNIWYQTSNPTTDVNVTGYYPVSIGATMPEWIGLELGNGTHGAGNSNNSYIDGCNGSCWWYSIGATTAYNGGIPDASTFDGSTSHSSEVNLWVKEIDPPQIYSSCKAIYDAGYAYGNGIYYIDPDGAGNNNPPIPVYCDMTSDGGGWTRILYHDIAGGYFANGAEANSYNVYNPTATRYSILGKLESFRRSGKLELKIDWPGYAPRNWWTQTSNFTSQAAAGYTGISIGCSSNFWGGLEFNSATTSSLADGSVSSGNWFYAIGSYAAWGTPAGIPACEDMAGSGVGVPKVELWIK from the coding sequence ATGAAAACACTGGGAACACTTGCACGTCTATTTGCTTTCCTCAGCCTTTTGATTTTTCAAAAATCGTTTGCGATTAATACGGCGTCCGAGGGATTCCACTTAACTCATGGAACTTCGATGAGTATTCCTGTTCACAACCAGTGCAAAATTCTCACGAACACACATGCGACAAAAGATTATTTTGTTCCGACATTAAATCTCACCGGATGGACGACATTTCTTGCAAACAAACCTGCTGCGGTTCTTACTAAAGACTGCCGCTCGTGCAAAGAGATTAAAGACAACGGAGGCGCGTGGATCGGCAGTGGCATGTACTACATTGATCCCGATGGAGCCGGAGCCAATGCTTCTTACGTCACTTACTGTGACATGACCACGGACGGTGGTGGATGGACTCTAGTGTGGAGTAACTTGCGTGGCGGAACAAACAAGCCGACGACGAATCTGAGCTTTTACAACACCACATCTGGAAGCAATACCCCCCGCTGTTCATTGGCGAATGGAAGCACTTCGGCGACTGGTGCAAATTGTTCTCTCGTGACAGGCAATAAAGAACAATACAATTACTTTGTCGGATTAGATCAGTGGAATGAGATCGGTAAAAAACAAAAGTACATGGACTTCATGTACGAGTGGAGAACCGATTACGGCAAGGCCGCAGCTCAAGTAGCAAAGATGGCTTTGGAAAAATTCGATCCGTTTCGCCAGTACACTTTGAATCTCTTGAATCTGACCAATCTCACCGGCTCCGTCGCTCCAGGCCTCACCGCTTATCATACGGGAAAAGCTCTCACGACCAGCGACACCGATATCACCATCGCAGGCCAATCGTGCTCCGCTGGTTATAGCAACACTCCTTTTTGGTATTACACTTGTTGGAGTGGTTCCATGACCGGTGGTGGTGAAACCATGGGCGGCGGTTATTATAACGGCGCTTATTGGGTGAATTCTACGAAAGCTTATGCGACTGATGCGGATGCGGCGACAGGACAAGCTGCGGGAAATGGTTGGTATTATGTTCGTGAGTATTCGACGTATGCAAATTGTTACGAACACAAAAAATTGGGCGGCGCTACCACAGATGGTCTTTACACAATTGACCCCGACGGTCCGGGAGGAAATGCGCCTTTTCAAGCTTACTGCGATATGACGACTGATGGCGGGGGATGGACTCGCGTCTTTAGACATAATATTGCTGGAGGATATTTTGCGAGCCTTGGAGCAGCGGCCTCTGCAAATCCTGGTGATCCTACCAACAATTTGTATTCAATCATCAATAAGCTTGAGAGTTTTCGCAGTCACGGCCGTTTTCTTTTCCGCATCAGTTGGCCGGGCCGAGCCGCAAAAAATATTTGGTATCAAACCAGCAACCCGACAACAGACGTGAACGTGACAGGATATTATCCTGTCAGCATTGGCGCGACAATGCCAGAGTGGATTGGTCTTGAGTTAGGAAACGGAACACATGGGGCAGGCAATAGTAACAACTCTTATATTGATGGATGTAACGGGAGTTGTTGGTGGTATTCCATTGGCGCAACAACGGCCTATAACGGAGGCATTCCAGATGCCAGCACCTTTGATGGATCTACATCCCATTCTTCAGAAGTTAATTTATGGGTGAAAGAAATTGATCCTCCGCAAATTTATTCTTCATGCAAAGCTATTTACGATGCAGGATACGCTTATGGAAATGGAATTTACTACATCGATCCTGATGGGGCGGGAAACAACAATCCGCCGATTCCCGTTTACTGTGATATGACTTCGGATGGCGGTGGATGGACTCGCATTCTTTATCACGATATTGCCGGTGGATATTTTGCGAATGGAGCTGAAGCAAATTCTTATAACGTGTACAATCCCACAGCCACTCGTTATTCGATTTTAGGTAAACTTGAAAGTTTCCGTCGCAGTGGAAAACTTGAGTTAAAAATAGATTGGCCGGGATATGCGCCCAGAAACTGGTGGACTCAGACGAGTAATTTCACATCGCAAGCTGCGGCAGGATACACAGGGATTTCAATCGGCTGCTCAAGTAATTTCTGGGGTGGCTTGGAATTTAACAGTGCAACGACGTCATCACTTGCCGATGGCTCTGTGAGCTCCGGAAACTGGTTTTATGCTATTGGCTCTTATGCTGCATGGGGAACTCCGGCAGGCATTCCAGCCTGCGAAGATATGGCGGGTTCGGGCGTCGGCGTTCCTAAAGTAGAACTCTGGATTAAGTAG
- a CDS encoding tetratricopeptide repeat protein yields MKRSYQIATFFVAVVGLSLGFLGNPFGAKEKKIDPQEVDALYQKAKIYFHAGNFEGAIDTARKLPKEIPPRYADIRDVQKQSEEALKKYRKQLEEGALSPRHVDRLPAALRDSYFDAKIEAKQGRCRQAYENMAPVSRYLNNREDLEIFKRCQLTKNKSK; encoded by the coding sequence ATGAAAAGGTCATATCAAATTGCGACGTTTTTTGTGGCGGTAGTGGGCTTGTCCTTGGGCTTTCTTGGCAATCCATTTGGGGCGAAAGAAAAGAAAATCGATCCGCAAGAGGTCGATGCTCTTTATCAAAAAGCTAAAATCTATTTTCATGCGGGAAATTTTGAAGGGGCTATCGATACGGCAAGAAAACTTCCGAAAGAAATTCCTCCGCGTTACGCCGACATCCGTGACGTGCAAAAACAATCCGAAGAAGCATTAAAAAAATACCGCAAACAATTGGAAGAGGGCGCTTTAAGCCCCCGGCACGTGGACCGTTTGCCGGCGGCTCTTAGAGATTCTTATTTCGATGCAAAAATTGAAGCGAAACAGGGGCGATGCCGCCAAGCGTACGAAAATATGGCGCCGGTCAGCCGTTATTTAAATAATCGAGAAGACCTCGAAATTTTTAAGCGCTGCCAATTAACCAAAAATAAATCCAAATGA
- the hpf gene encoding ribosome hibernation-promoting factor, HPF/YfiA family produces the protein MKLNYTFKHLDHSDSLVTYTEERMSEVGRFLLKDGYGSVYFSKQKNEFCVEISVNTREKYFKATAFGMDVYAAVDAVSEKLEKQFLKISKQLKNHKKPELTKEGRLEQAIRFKKAA, from the coding sequence ATGAAACTCAACTATACCTTTAAGCACTTGGACCACTCTGATTCCCTTGTTACTTATACGGAAGAGAGAATGTCAGAGGTTGGACGCTTCCTGCTTAAAGATGGGTACGGCAGCGTGTATTTCAGTAAGCAGAAAAATGAATTCTGCGTTGAGATCTCCGTTAACACTCGCGAAAAATATTTTAAGGCCACAGCTTTTGGAATGGATGTGTACGCAGCTGTCGACGCTGTTTCGGAAAAATTGGAAAAACAATTTTTAAAAATCAGCAAGCAGCTTAAAAATCATAAAAAACCAGAGCTTACAAAAGAAGGTCGTTTGGAGCAGGCAATCCGCTTCAAAAAGGCGGCCTAA
- the metK gene encoding methionine adenosyltransferase — protein sequence MKNYLFTSESVSEGHPDKMADQISDGILDAILAQDPKGRVACETLLTTGLIVVGGEITTSAKVNFSEVAREVVKRIGYDHSDKGFDYKTCGVMIAVGQQSPDIAVGVKETLSDDQGAGDQGLMFGYAVNETPELMPLSIAMSHKLVKDLAALRKANKVDWLRPDAKSQVTVQYENGIAKRIDAIVISTQHADSVSNATIKEFITEELIKKSIPANWIDAKTKFFINPTGRFVTGGPMGDAGLTGRKIIVDTYGGHGAHGGGAFSGKDPSKVDRSAAYASRHIAKNIVGAGLAERCLVQVAYAIGVAEPVSISVNDYGTSKVGPEILEKAVRQVFDLRPARITKDLDLLRPIYSPTAAYGHFGRNEESFTWEKLNKVDQLKDAVKTLA from the coding sequence GTGAAAAACTATCTTTTTACGAGTGAATCAGTCTCTGAGGGGCATCCGGATAAAATGGCGGATCAAATCTCTGATGGCATCTTGGACGCTATTTTGGCGCAAGATCCAAAGGGCCGTGTTGCCTGTGAGACCCTGTTGACGACAGGTTTGATTGTTGTTGGTGGAGAAATCACAACATCAGCAAAAGTAAACTTCTCTGAAGTTGCTCGTGAAGTTGTAAAGCGTATTGGTTATGACCACTCTGATAAAGGTTTTGACTACAAAACTTGCGGCGTGATGATCGCTGTCGGTCAGCAGTCTCCAGATATCGCTGTCGGCGTCAAAGAAACTCTCTCTGATGATCAAGGTGCGGGCGACCAAGGCTTGATGTTCGGTTACGCTGTGAATGAAACTCCAGAGTTGATGCCTCTAAGCATCGCAATGTCTCACAAACTTGTGAAAGACTTGGCAGCACTTCGTAAAGCCAACAAAGTCGACTGGCTCCGTCCAGACGCTAAATCTCAAGTCACTGTTCAGTACGAAAACGGAATCGCAAAACGTATCGATGCGATTGTGATTTCAACTCAGCATGCGGATTCTGTCTCTAATGCGACAATCAAAGAATTCATCACAGAAGAGTTGATCAAAAAATCCATCCCAGCAAACTGGATTGATGCGAAAACAAAATTCTTCATCAACCCAACGGGCCGTTTCGTAACGGGTGGTCCAATGGGTGATGCGGGTCTGACGGGTCGTAAGATCATCGTGGACACTTATGGTGGTCACGGGGCTCACGGCGGGGGCGCGTTCTCTGGTAAAGATCCTTCAAAAGTGGATCGTTCTGCCGCTTACGCATCTCGTCATATTGCTAAGAACATCGTGGGTGCCGGTTTAGCTGAAAGATGCTTGGTTCAAGTGGCTTACGCGATTGGCGTGGCAGAGCCTGTAAGCATCAGCGTTAACGATTACGGTACAAGCAAAGTGGGTCCTGAGATTCTTGAAAAAGCAGTTCGCCAAGTTTTCGACTTGAGACCTGCCAGAATCACAAAAGACTTGGATCTATTGAGACCTATCTACAGTCCAACGGCAGCTTACGGTCACTTCGGCCGCAATGAAGAGTCGTTCACTTGGGAAAAGCTCAATAAAGTGGACCAACTGAAAGACGCTGTTAAAACTTTGGCTTAG